One part of the Candidatus Diapherotrites archaeon genome encodes these proteins:
- a CDS encoding DUF655 domain-containing protein: MNEERAIILDFLPHGKSSSFKSEPLALVVGTAFFTLLEVVPKPNTELKPLEEAYIGKEARDKIDHIKQRTTYDNLTSNARAELDKAIDKIIGMNETKFLQFFNSAGPISLKRHRLELLPGVGKHHMELILRERTTKLFDSFTELESRIKFPTSVTSILRRRILNELEGKEKHFLFVRPPQIEDERHVRRFR, encoded by the coding sequence ATGAATGAAGAACGGGCTATCATACTGGATTTTCTCCCCCATGGAAAGAGCTCGAGCTTCAAGAGCGAACCCCTGGCTTTAGTCGTGGGAACGGCTTTCTTCACCCTGCTTGAGGTAGTGCCCAAACCCAATACCGAGCTCAAGCCCTTGGAAGAGGCCTACATTGGAAAGGAGGCCCGGGACAAGATTGACCATATCAAGCAGCGCACGACCTACGATAACCTCACCTCCAATGCCCGGGCGGAACTGGATAAGGCCATCGACAAGATCATTGGAATGAACGAAACTAAATTCCTCCAGTTCTTCAACAGTGCGGGACCCATCTCCCTCAAGCGGCATCGCCTGGAATTGTTACCGGGAGTAGGCAAGCACCACATGGAATTGATCCTCCGCGAACGCACCACTAAGCTATTCGATTCATTCACCGAGCTGGAGTCGCGGATAAAATTCCCCACGTCCGTCACCAGTATCCTCCGGCGACGCATCCTCAATGAATTGGAAGGTAAAGAGAAGCACTTCCTCTTCGTCCGCCCCCCGCAAATCGAGGATGAACGCCACGTCCGCCGATTCAGGTGA
- a CDS encoding methyltransferase domain-containing protein, with translation MRNRIDTLLASLSGKVLDIGGSAGTLHDELKKRFPDSQIVSLDIELIHVRTNQVLGDGQRMPFEDRSFNSILAGEVIEHVANPKAFIDECWRVLEHNGVLALSTPNQKSWLNRITHSYEMPLHLSLFDPVSIRGLLEQGGFTIQKMVFFPYTEESSDGATHKWFFPIRKTIHHIFPDSLREQMVVIARKIARNRMMTKG, from the coding sequence ATGCGTAATCGCATCGACACATTGCTGGCCTCGTTATCGGGGAAAGTTCTTGATATTGGGGGGAGTGCGGGAACCCTGCATGACGAGCTGAAGAAACGGTTTCCCGATAGCCAAATCGTTTCCTTGGACATCGAGCTCATTCACGTGCGCACGAATCAAGTATTGGGGGACGGTCAGCGAATGCCATTCGAAGATCGTTCTTTCAATAGTATTCTTGCGGGGGAAGTTATCGAACATGTGGCGAACCCGAAAGCTTTCATCGATGAATGCTGGCGCGTGCTGGAACACAATGGCGTACTTGCCCTCTCCACCCCCAACCAAAAAAGCTGGCTCAACCGCATCACCCACTCTTATGAGATGCCGCTTCACCTATCACTGTTCGACCCGGTTTCAATAAGGGGGCTTCTGGAACAAGGAGGATTCACCATTCAAAAGATGGTTTTCTTTCCCTATACGGAAGAATCGTCCGACGGGGCCACGCACAAATGGTTTTTTCCTATCCGGAAAACAATCCATCATATTTTCCCGGATTCCCTGCGAGAGCAGATGGTGGTGATCGCACGGAAAATAGCGCGCAATCGAATGATGACGAAAGGATAG
- a CDS encoding methyltransferase domain-containing protein: protein MQSLENENWWYQSRKHLIHLLVTKFAMKIDYMIDVGCGNGMILHSFSNIEKRIGIETHPLAVSNAREKGLTIMDSIRETPDQADLVLLMDVIEHVPDDVTFLKEVLAKLSSDGKAIITVPAFQWLWSIHDEKVHHFRRYSKKSLNACIQKAGGKVDHLSYWNAIFFLPAMARKWFPHGKDESDLKPIWGPLNNLMYHLVCFENSFSSKISIPFGTSVYAVVSKGDSSME, encoded by the coding sequence ATGCAGAGTCTGGAAAATGAGAATTGGTGGTACCAGTCGCGGAAACATCTCATTCATTTATTGGTGACTAAATTTGCCATGAAAATAGATTACATGATTGACGTGGGGTGCGGGAATGGAATGATTTTACATTCCTTTTCCAACATAGAAAAAAGGATTGGGATTGAAACCCATCCGTTGGCAGTTTCAAATGCTCGGGAAAAAGGTTTAACAATCATGGATAGCATCCGGGAAACACCCGATCAAGCAGACCTGGTCCTCCTCATGGATGTCATCGAGCATGTTCCAGATGACGTGACTTTTTTAAAAGAAGTATTGGCAAAATTAAGCTCGGATGGAAAAGCCATCATCACCGTACCCGCTTTCCAATGGCTGTGGAGCATTCATGATGAAAAAGTGCACCACTTTCGACGTTACTCCAAAAAAAGTCTAAACGCATGCATCCAGAAAGCCGGTGGGAAAGTGGATCATTTGTCTTATTGGAATGCCATTTTCTTTTTACCCGCGATGGCCCGAAAATGGTTTCCGCATGGGAAAGATGAAAGCGATTTGAAACCAATCTGGGGCCCCTTGAATAATTTGATGTATCATTTGGTATGTTTCGAGAATTCATTCAGTTCGAAGATTTCCATCCCTTTCGGGACGAGTGTCTATGCGGTAGTATCCAAGGGCGATTCATCAATGGAATAG
- a CDS encoding STT3 domain-containing protein, which yields MEMDSAPHPESPPSPVPEESSKKESHFTKWKEKVSHLLWRKEFLFILLVFILGFIVRAQLMRYELFFEFDSYWHARMVSYILQGLPAPMIDPLGYYQNVAAATLGNVPLLFWYISAAIYKIFTFNAPYDFEVWVLFIKILPALYGALIAVAMYFLGKELFKGSHEKAAGLLTGILAAVIPAFVYRTMGGFFEDDSLGFIWMVIGFVFLVRAVREPEWKRSNITDALLAGISFSLMVFTWSAFNMLIPILLGVGFVQFLLWVREDELEKAKHYAGLWLVAFILLAISATIQTNLGWLDQFGGILGVILKNPTLGYADTILVILGMAILSAGLWFTKKRMEWGGTVVKWLYILIILALILSPLLVTMFNFSLQTGDVLGQTVGEESEGKNYFGNKYSFLVLFAIIGIPAIGYLLLRRSRHFEFLVIPLIWLLVTFFMAWGKLKFTYYWGLPLALMGAVVMMLGWRWVSHKSIRRKKMVTAAMGFMIVLSVGIGTLFVTQNVPNIELSPGWKTALFWADENLPGETKFFNWWDEGHWISFLANRKVIIDNRNADTKATSDVARFILARDVDQANAIVANYGSTHLIFGDDLLGKLPNLGFYAYGVTNINDPRIQGVLGFVMNCSREETVLTKEVNYNCGGNQFSEAQMNATPTTWTSNPNQTNRDPPLFMYRDFDNRKVYFFSRAANESMLVRLWFGEASVQSHYTEVYRNAGGVRIYSIDESPLDTTA from the coding sequence ATGGAAATGGATTCCGCGCCTCATCCAGAATCTCCTCCCTCTCCAGTGCCGGAAGAATCCTCAAAAAAGGAATCCCATTTCACCAAATGGAAAGAAAAGGTTTCCCATTTACTCTGGCGAAAAGAATTCCTATTCATCCTGCTCGTTTTCATCCTTGGTTTCATCGTCCGCGCCCAGCTGATGCGATACGAATTATTCTTCGAGTTCGATTCGTACTGGCACGCACGCATGGTTTCCTACATTCTGCAAGGGCTTCCTGCTCCCATGATTGACCCTTTGGGCTATTATCAAAATGTCGCCGCGGCCACGCTGGGAAATGTTCCGCTGTTGTTCTGGTACATCTCCGCGGCCATCTACAAAATTTTCACATTTAATGCCCCCTACGATTTCGAGGTGTGGGTGTTATTCATCAAGATATTGCCCGCCCTTTACGGCGCACTCATCGCTGTAGCCATGTATTTCCTGGGGAAAGAATTGTTCAAAGGATCCCATGAAAAAGCCGCGGGGTTATTGACAGGAATATTGGCCGCGGTGATCCCCGCATTCGTGTACCGCACCATGGGAGGGTTTTTCGAAGATGATTCTCTTGGTTTCATCTGGATGGTCATTGGATTCGTCTTTCTCGTGCGGGCGGTGCGTGAACCGGAATGGAAAAGATCAAATATCACCGATGCCCTCCTCGCTGGCATCAGCTTCTCATTAATGGTTTTCACGTGGTCGGCATTCAACATGTTGATCCCCATCCTCCTTGGCGTGGGATTCGTGCAGTTCCTTCTCTGGGTGCGCGAGGATGAATTGGAGAAGGCGAAACATTACGCTGGATTATGGCTCGTCGCATTCATCCTGTTGGCCATCAGCGCCACCATCCAAACTAATCTGGGTTGGCTTGATCAGTTTGGGGGGATATTGGGGGTGATTCTCAAAAATCCCACACTGGGATATGCGGATACCATTCTTGTCATCCTGGGAATGGCCATCCTATCGGCCGGGTTATGGTTCACCAAGAAGCGGATGGAATGGGGGGGAACCGTTGTCAAATGGTTGTACATCCTCATCATCCTGGCCCTCATTTTATCCCCATTACTCGTGACAATGTTCAATTTCAGTCTGCAAACAGGGGATGTGTTGGGGCAAACCGTGGGGGAAGAGAGCGAAGGGAAAAACTATTTCGGAAACAAATACAGTTTCCTCGTCCTCTTTGCCATCATCGGGATTCCCGCGATAGGCTATCTGCTCCTGCGGAGATCCAGGCATTTCGAATTCCTGGTTATCCCCCTGATTTGGTTGCTCGTCACCTTTTTCATGGCCTGGGGAAAACTCAAGTTCACCTACTATTGGGGGTTGCCTCTTGCCTTGATGGGAGCCGTCGTGATGATGCTTGGTTGGCGATGGGTCTCCCATAAATCCATCCGTCGGAAAAAGATGGTGACGGCGGCCATGGGATTCATGATTGTCTTGAGCGTGGGCATCGGCACCTTATTTGTAACCCAAAACGTGCCCAACATCGAACTTTCCCCCGGATGGAAAACAGCCCTGTTCTGGGCCGACGAAAATCTGCCAGGAGAAACGAAGTTCTTCAATTGGTGGGACGAAGGGCACTGGATATCCTTCCTGGCCAATCGGAAGGTCATCATCGATAACCGGAATGCAGATACTAAAGCTACCTCCGATGTGGCGCGGTTCATCCTTGCTCGGGACGTGGACCAGGCCAATGCTATCGTCGCCAACTATGGGAGTACCCACCTCATCTTCGGGGACGATTTGCTAGGGAAACTTCCCAACCTCGGATTTTATGCTTATGGAGTCACCAACATCAATGATCCCCGCATCCAAGGGGTGTTGGGTTTCGTGATGAATTGTTCTCGGGAGGAAACGGTTTTGACAAAAGAGGTTAATTACAATTGCGGGGGCAACCAATTTTCAGAGGCCCAGATGAATGCCACCCCCACCACTTGGACTAGTAATCCCAATCAGACGAATAGGGACCCCCCCTTGTTCATGTATCGGGATTTCGATAATCGTAAGGTCTATTTCTTCTCCCGCGCGGCCAATGAGAGCATGCTGGTGCGCCTCTGGTTCGGGGAAGCTTCGGTGCAATCTCATTACACCGAAGTCTACCGCAATGCGGGGGGCGTGCGCATCTATTCCATTGATGAATCGCCCTTGGATACTACCGCATAG
- a CDS encoding 50S ribosomal protein L21e (mediates an interaction between 5S and domains II and V of 23S) yields MANKKARGYRANTRAKIRGAATRPTVNQLLQTFDVDETVQIVINGTIHAGMPFRRFHGLTGQVIGHQGRAVKVKAYLGNQTCIVILNPIHLKRLTTISKKEAKVSA; encoded by the coding sequence ATGGCCAACAAGAAAGCACGAGGATATCGCGCCAACACGCGCGCCAAGATCCGCGGGGCCGCGACGCGCCCCACGGTGAACCAGCTCCTCCAAACATTCGATGTGGATGAGACGGTGCAGATTGTGATCAATGGAACCATTCATGCGGGCATGCCCTTCCGCCGCTTCCACGGCCTCACGGGCCAAGTAATAGGGCATCAAGGACGCGCCGTAAAGGTGAAGGCCTATTTGGGTAACCAGACGTGCATCGTGATCCTGAATCCTATCCACTTGAAAAGATTGACCACTATTTCAAAGAAAGAAGCCAAGGTGAGCGCATGA
- a CDS encoding RNA polymerase Rpb4 family protein, with translation MIGKETLEKHPISLAHVKDLLESRESTKEASYEQNQTLEYVTKFAKLKKEDAEGLYNNLMNIEGMNEDAAVKIVDFLPEDAEALKLILPKSSKLEESIFPDILERVKKFRG, from the coding sequence ATGATAGGGAAAGAGACATTGGAAAAGCACCCCATCTCCTTAGCCCACGTGAAGGATTTGCTAGAATCCCGCGAATCCACAAAAGAAGCTTCGTACGAACAGAACCAAACATTGGAGTATGTCACCAAATTCGCCAAGCTGAAAAAAGAGGACGCGGAAGGGCTCTATAACAATCTCATGAACATCGAAGGAATGAATGAGGATGCCGCGGTGAAGATCGTGGACTTCCTTCCCGAGGACGCGGAGGCATTGAAACTCATCCTCCCCAAGTCCTCCAAACTCGAGGAATCCATTTTCCCCGACATTCTTGAGCGGGTAAAGAAATTCCGGGGCTGA
- the pssD gene encoding PssD/Cps14F family polysaccharide biosynthesis glycosyltransferase, which produces MKLLLTCSAGGHLTEMRQLAPFYSKHDHVFVTFQRDDTLSLSQYERVHFISRPARHPIKTIQAFFRAWKIISQEQPDLVISTGADVTVPVCLAAKIKGVPIVFIESFCRVTTPGWTGRIISPLADHVIYQWKTLKKWYPSGIFGGSIFVRPGDDLG; this is translated from the coding sequence ATGAAGCTGCTCCTCACCTGCTCGGCCGGCGGACACCTCACTGAGATGCGGCAACTGGCCCCCTTCTATTCCAAGCACGACCATGTATTCGTCACCTTCCAGCGCGACGACACCCTATCCCTTTCCCAATACGAAAGAGTGCATTTTATTTCCCGCCCGGCCCGCCACCCGATCAAGACGATACAGGCTTTTTTCAGGGCATGGAAAATCATTTCCCAAGAACAACCGGATTTGGTGATCAGCACGGGGGCGGATGTCACCGTTCCGGTTTGCCTCGCGGCCAAAATCAAAGGGGTTCCCATCGTATTCATCGAGAGCTTCTGCCGCGTCACCACTCCCGGATGGACGGGGAGAATCATATCCCCCCTCGCGGATCATGTCATTTATCAATGGAAAACCCTCAAAAAATGGTATCCATCGGGCATATTCGGAGGGAGCATTTTCGTCCGGCCGGGAGATGATCTGGGATGA
- a CDS encoding sugar phosphate nucleotidyltransferase encodes MKGVILAGGNGTRLRPLTSVTNKHLLPVYDQPMIFYPLNTLKTAGITDILIVTGTEHAGNIFKLMGSGKQFGVKFTYRVQDEAGGIPQAIGLAEDFVGNERFVAINGDNILTQSIRPHVEAFESGKEEARILLFETTNEEAKKMGVAVLEGEKVVKLVEKPAQPPSLWASIGVYFFTPHVFSIIQNLKPSARGELEVTDIHNNYIQRGTLAASKLTGHWLDAGSIEELQRANVLMKEWAQNGNRK; translated from the coding sequence ATGAAAGGAGTCATCTTAGCTGGTGGAAATGGGACGCGTTTGCGTCCGCTGACATCAGTCACCAATAAGCATCTGTTGCCGGTGTATGACCAGCCCATGATATTCTATCCTCTGAATACTCTCAAAACGGCTGGAATCACTGACATCCTCATCGTGACGGGCACCGAGCACGCGGGAAACATCTTCAAGCTCATGGGCTCCGGGAAACAATTCGGAGTCAAATTTACCTATCGTGTGCAGGACGAGGCGGGGGGGATTCCCCAAGCCATCGGACTGGCGGAGGATTTTGTGGGAAACGAGCGATTCGTGGCCATCAATGGGGATAATATCCTCACCCAGAGCATCCGACCGCATGTGGAAGCCTTCGAATCGGGGAAGGAAGAGGCTCGAATCCTGCTATTCGAGACGACGAATGAAGAAGCCAAGAAGATGGGGGTCGCGGTATTGGAGGGGGAGAAAGTGGTTAAACTCGTGGAAAAACCCGCCCAGCCGCCCAGCCTTTGGGCCTCTATTGGGGTGTATTTCTTCACCCCTCATGTGTTTAGCATCATCCAAAATCTGAAACCCAGCGCTCGGGGGGAACTGGAAGTGACGGACATCCACAATAATTATATCCAACGTGGCACGCTCGCGGCCTCCAAACTCACTGGGCACTGGTTGGACGCCGGAAGCATCGAGGAACTCCAGAGGGCCAATGTCCTGATGAAGGAATGGGCTCAAAACGGAAACAGGAAATGA
- a CDS encoding radical SAM protein, producing MYYPIFLGYATGSLEMNGHRTKLVDATASKDVMSIERVIEVVKEFQPKLLIMHTVTSSVVNDAKVAAAIKQEYPEIVIAMVGPHVSAVSGNTLTIAPAVDMVLRREYDLTAVELAGHLEKGTSYEKMKGITFRDGQGNIIQNEDAPDVPSDYLDKLPFASQVWAEHLNIRDYFYPSVLYPEVTIMTGRGCPFRCTFCDWPQNFTGHIFRSRSVKNIVDEFEWVKHNLPYVKDIMIEDDTFTLDKNRVKDICQEVIDRGLQVTWTVNARCDVDLETLKIMKKAGCRLVCVGVESATQEILNNIKKGTNVQKIEQFFNDTKEANVLVHACFMMGNRGETHETIEKTVEFAKKVNPDTVQFFPIMVYPGTEAYEWAKTNNFLTIKAENWENWLLEDGTHNTIVSTDQLTAEELVQACDDARRNFYMRPTFIAAKIWEGITTPHEFPRLMKSGRTFFKYLFESQAKPSLGETNQRTALFNTP from the coding sequence GTGTATTACCCCATATTCCTTGGCTATGCCACTGGTTCCCTTGAGATGAATGGTCATCGTACCAAGCTGGTGGACGCCACTGCCTCCAAGGACGTGATGTCCATCGAGCGAGTGATCGAAGTTGTAAAGGAATTCCAACCCAAACTATTGATCATGCACACCGTCACCTCATCCGTGGTGAATGATGCCAAAGTCGCGGCCGCCATCAAGCAAGAATATCCGGAAATTGTCATTGCGATGGTGGGGCCGCACGTATCGGCGGTGTCCGGAAATACTTTAACCATCGCCCCGGCCGTCGATATGGTACTCCGACGCGAATACGATCTCACGGCGGTAGAATTAGCTGGCCATTTGGAAAAGGGGACGTCGTATGAGAAGATGAAAGGCATTACCTTCCGGGACGGCCAAGGGAACATCATCCAGAATGAGGACGCCCCCGATGTCCCCTCGGACTATCTGGATAAACTCCCGTTCGCCTCGCAGGTCTGGGCGGAACATCTTAACATCCGTGATTACTTTTACCCCTCCGTGCTATACCCAGAGGTTACCATTATGACGGGCCGAGGCTGCCCCTTCCGGTGTACCTTTTGCGATTGGCCGCAGAATTTTACCGGTCACATTTTTCGCTCGCGCTCGGTGAAGAACATCGTGGACGAATTCGAATGGGTGAAACACAACCTCCCTTACGTGAAGGATATCATGATCGAGGATGATACCTTTACTTTGGATAAGAACCGGGTAAAGGATATCTGCCAGGAGGTCATCGATCGTGGACTCCAAGTCACCTGGACGGTAAACGCTCGCTGTGACGTGGACCTGGAAACATTGAAAATCATGAAAAAGGCCGGGTGTCGATTGGTATGCGTGGGAGTGGAGAGCGCGACCCAGGAAATACTCAATAACATCAAGAAAGGGACGAATGTCCAGAAGATCGAACAATTCTTCAACGACACCAAAGAAGCCAACGTGCTCGTTCATGCGTGCTTCATGATGGGGAACCGGGGCGAAACACACGAAACGATTGAGAAGACAGTCGAGTTTGCCAAGAAAGTCAATCCCGACACGGTGCAATTCTTCCCCATCATGGTGTATCCGGGAACGGAAGCCTATGAGTGGGCGAAAACCAACAATTTTCTCACCATCAAAGCTGAAAATTGGGAGAACTGGCTGTTAGAGGATGGCACGCACAACACGATTGTGAGTACGGATCAGCTTACTGCGGAAGAATTGGTGCAGGCCTGTGATGACGCACGGCGAAACTTTTACATGCGGCCTACTTTCATCGCCGCCAAGATATGGGAGGGTATTACCACGCCTCATGAATTTCCGCGTCTGATGAAGAGTGGGAGGACCTTTTTCAAATATCTATTTGAATCGCAGGCTAAACCCTCTCTTGGCGAGACCAACCAACGAACGGCTCTCTTTAACACCCCATAA
- a CDS encoding TATA-box-binding protein: protein MSEGSGQVFEQHTFTHKGRKIDYSIVNLVASGGLNANLDLYNLAMSIPNIEYEPEQFPGAILKLKEPKVSMLLFKNGKIICSGASAQAQIDLAIKKANKMINEIQPSVKILKTIEYEVVNLVATGNLHQNLDLFATAMQLDNVEYEPEQFPGAILRLDNPKLTMLLFKNGKVICAGAKTEKEMIHGLETADDLVRGLEKGGTKKKSQKVSPLAPDEDEDEDEEETEDDTVEGEEKDV from the coding sequence ATGAGTGAAGGATCAGGACAGGTCTTTGAACAACATACATTCACCCACAAGGGAAGGAAGATCGATTATTCTATTGTGAACCTGGTGGCATCCGGGGGATTGAATGCCAATCTGGATCTCTATAACCTGGCGATGTCCATCCCCAACATCGAATACGAGCCGGAGCAGTTTCCAGGGGCCATCCTCAAGCTGAAGGAACCCAAGGTCTCGATGCTCCTATTCAAGAATGGGAAGATCATCTGTTCGGGAGCAAGCGCCCAGGCCCAAATTGATTTGGCCATCAAAAAAGCCAATAAAATGATCAATGAGATCCAGCCCTCCGTGAAAATACTCAAAACCATTGAATATGAAGTGGTTAATCTTGTGGCCACGGGCAATCTGCACCAGAATCTGGATCTGTTCGCCACGGCCATGCAACTGGACAATGTGGAATACGAGCCGGAGCAGTTTCCGGGAGCCATCCTCCGATTGGATAACCCCAAACTGACGATGCTGTTATTCAAGAACGGGAAAGTGATCTGCGCGGGGGCCAAAACCGAAAAAGAGATGATCCACGGCCTGGAAACCGCCGACGACTTGGTTCGTGGCCTCGAAAAAGGGGGCACCAAGAAGAAATCGCAGAAAGTATCCCCCCTCGCTCCCGACGAGGACGAGGATGAAGACGAAGAGGAAACTGAAGACGATACGGTAGAGGGAGAGGAAAAAGACGTGTGA
- a CDS encoding glycosyltransferase yields the protein MRLADAVARLVDQGIIREKVVFQTGHTPFTHPKMECIPFLPIDAFENHVRRARLFITHAGEGNIGTGILARKRMIIVPRLKKWGEHTDDHQLELAHASHVEQFGNVVEDMEGLAAHIQKKRWIKFSSKSIGYIPRILERIARETNNPLLSSLPSKKKKSTPPKSASIVVATLNGGEPLIRAVDAMLGQKFDGKFEIIVVDDGSFDGNTPQQLRNHFGKNKKVKIITLPRSGVCKARNTGIQAASGEVIINMDHDCIPHADWLQTMVNGFNSPDVGAVSAYGHYGGTSTGFKKDLLNHLGGYDEDFFYYREDTDLSFRIIELGFAYQKITGARYTEDRTLVTPKGIMNILGYTLQRLRYHMNDVLLRKKHRTPLCDTFLHVRGKVFIDPVADFKVATGLWEDDEKEPVLSSPRGLTFLSNRGIFHFAAITFIGIGYALAIKVARLAGSIRHGHLLV from the coding sequence ATGCGTCTCGCCGACGCCGTGGCACGGCTGGTGGACCAAGGTATTATCCGGGAGAAGGTGGTATTTCAGACCGGACATACACCTTTCACTCATCCCAAAATGGAGTGCATCCCATTCCTTCCCATTGACGCATTCGAAAATCACGTGCGGCGCGCCCGATTATTCATCACCCACGCTGGAGAAGGGAACATTGGCACCGGTATTCTCGCGAGGAAACGGATGATTATCGTTCCCCGGTTGAAAAAATGGGGTGAACACACGGATGACCATCAACTTGAACTCGCTCATGCATCTCACGTGGAACAATTTGGGAATGTTGTTGAAGACATGGAAGGACTGGCGGCGCATATCCAAAAAAAAAGATGGATAAAATTCTCTTCAAAATCCATCGGGTACATTCCCCGCATCCTCGAACGGATCGCGCGAGAGACAAACAATCCTCTTCTTAGTTCACTACCCTCAAAGAAAAAAAAATCAACCCCTCCAAAGAGCGCGAGCATCGTCGTTGCCACCCTCAATGGGGGCGAACCCCTCATCCGGGCGGTGGATGCAATGCTTGGGCAAAAGTTCGATGGAAAATTTGAAATTATCGTAGTGGATGACGGGAGCTTTGATGGAAACACCCCGCAACAATTGCGAAACCATTTCGGAAAAAACAAAAAAGTAAAAATAATTACTCTCCCCCGATCCGGGGTATGTAAGGCACGCAATACCGGGATTCAAGCCGCCTCGGGAGAGGTGATCATCAATATGGATCATGACTGTATTCCCCATGCGGATTGGTTGCAAACCATGGTGAATGGATTTAATTCCCCCGATGTGGGGGCGGTCAGCGCGTATGGGCATTATGGAGGCACCAGCACGGGATTTAAGAAAGATCTTTTGAATCATCTGGGAGGCTATGATGAAGATTTCTTTTATTACCGGGAGGACACCGATCTGTCATTTCGCATAATTGAATTGGGATTCGCTTACCAAAAGATCACGGGCGCTCGGTATACGGAAGATAGGACCCTAGTCACTCCCAAGGGAATAATGAACATCCTGGGATATACCCTTCAACGGTTACGCTATCACATGAATGATGTGCTGCTCCGCAAAAAACATCGCACCCCTCTTTGCGATACATTTCTCCATGTTCGCGGCAAGGTTTTCATCGATCCCGTGGCGGATTTCAAGGTCGCCACCGGGTTATGGGAAGATGACGAGAAAGAACCAGTATTATCTTCCCCCCGAGGATTGACATTCCTCTCTAATAGAGGGATTTTCCATTTTGCGGCTATCACATTCATCGGGATAGGCTATGCGTTGGCCATCAAGGTCGCCCGACTCGCTGGGAGCATCCGGCATGGGCATTTATTGGTTTAG
- a CDS encoding GDP-mannose 4,6-dehydratase produces MDSFKGEKVLVTGITGFIGGHLARSLIERGARVHGISRRTDAPNLTSSIRKAIEIHPLDIRDGNGIARLLREEEYSYVFHLASQADTWQSIQQPYDTIQTNVMGTLNLLEAIRLAPHPPISVFAGSVRVFHFSTHGGKANYSEALHPYDASKVAAEVIVASYLHAYSLPGAVARNTNTYGGNDLNFSRLVPRIMKGIFTEKKIVLRGDGKVRRDFMYVEDAVEGMLALALRAPHLKRMEYTFASGENVSVGDIVEKALALLPRNDITIEWQTEQPLQDRDQVTCDISVTQKELGWRPTHSLTEGLKRTLQWYENHFAHGGEKE; encoded by the coding sequence ATGGATAGCTTCAAAGGGGAAAAAGTGCTCGTGACTGGCATCACGGGGTTTATCGGTGGCCATCTTGCTCGTTCTCTTATTGAACGGGGAGCGCGGGTGCATGGTATTTCACGTCGAACTGATGCCCCCAACTTAACTTCCTCCATTCGAAAGGCGATTGAAATCCATCCTCTTGACATACGGGATGGAAATGGTATCGCCCGCCTCCTGCGAGAGGAGGAATATTCGTATGTGTTTCATCTCGCCTCGCAAGCGGATACCTGGCAATCCATCCAGCAACCGTATGATACCATTCAAACGAATGTCATGGGAACGCTGAACCTGCTCGAGGCCATCCGGTTAGCCCCACATCCCCCGATTTCCGTGTTCGCCGGTTCAGTACGAGTATTTCATTTTTCTACTCATGGAGGAAAGGCGAATTACTCCGAGGCCCTCCACCCCTACGATGCCAGCAAAGTGGCGGCTGAGGTCATAGTGGCCAGCTATTTGCATGCCTATAGTCTCCCCGGAGCGGTCGCGCGGAATACCAATACTTATGGGGGGAATGACCTTAATTTTTCTCGGTTAGTGCCGCGCATCATGAAAGGAATTTTCACTGAAAAGAAAATAGTATTGCGGGGCGATGGGAAGGTGCGGAGGGATTTCATGTATGTGGAAGACGCCGTGGAAGGAATGCTCGCCCTGGCATTGCGTGCCCCCCACTTGAAAAGAATGGAATATACATTCGCGAGCGGAGAAAATGTTTCGGTTGGTGACATCGTGGAGAAGGCGCTTGCCCTCCTGCCCCGGAATGATATCACAATTGAATGGCAGACCGAACAACCCCTGCAGGATCGTGACCAAGTGACCTGTGACATCTCTGTCACACAAAAAGAACTGGGGTGGCGGCCCACCCATTCATTGACGGAAGGGTTGAAACGGACATTACAATGGTACGAGAACCATTTCGCTCATGGAGGTGAGAAGGAATGA